From the Vibrio algarum genome, one window contains:
- a CDS encoding DUF1059 domain-containing protein has translation MKTMTCKQLGGACDKTFSANTFDELAELSKQHGMEMFQQQDAEHLEAMARIQKLMQDPEAMKAWFDSKRTEFEQLQPD, from the coding sequence ATGAAGACAATGACATGCAAACAACTGGGTGGTGCTTGCGATAAAACTTTTAGTGCTAACACCTTTGACGAGCTTGCTGAATTGAGTAAGCAGCATGGAATGGAGATGTTTCAACAACAAGATGCTGAGCATTTAGAAGCGATGGCACGAATTCAAAAACTGATGCAAGATCCAGAAGCAATGAAAGCTTGGTTTGATAGCAAAAGAACAGAGTTTGAACAACTCCAACCGGATTAG
- a CDS encoding Lpp/OprI family alanine-zipper lipoprotein, with protein sequence MNKKLLLAAGMGSLLLLGGCASGPDEETTSQLSALSSQIDELSSEVAALKSEQSMAEMKASKATDAAMSAQDEAARANERIDNIAQSYTK encoded by the coding sequence ATGAACAAAAAATTATTATTAGCAGCTGGTATGGGTTCTCTTCTTTTACTTGGTGGCTGTGCATCTGGTCCAGATGAAGAAACAACAAGTCAACTAAGTGCTCTGTCTTCTCAAATAGACGAGTTAAGCAGTGAAGTTGCAGCACTTAAATCAGAGCAGTCAATGGCTGAAATGAAAGCAAGCAAAGCAACAGATGCAGCAATGTCGGCTCAAGACGAAGCAGCAAGAGCAAACGAGCGTATCGATAACATCGCTCAGTCTTATACTAAGTAA
- a CDS encoding PTS fructose transporter subunit IIC, whose product MKILAITACTAGVAHTYMAAKTLENKAKARGYEIKVEKQGANGIDDRITAKDVAEASGIIFATDVGVAEMERFDGLLSVQGKVKDGIKKADEMIDALEQKIEASGGEKKASATSASNEFMQEEENNDNFVMKFLKSWYKGALSGVSHIIPLVIIGGLCVGLLNLFFGYDYTHLYDEAILTEYTGKTYADLGIINAAEGLANSEIGAIKKEVYAAIAEPEAKAQFESSFQGIMHFLYYSTLKAFNPLLICVLAAFTAYGMVGKPGLAPGFVGGYVAVGGGFGKISIMTGGFLGGLVAGAAAALFVMLVRQIKVPAVLESVKMIIITPLLAGVLTLLFMYAGPGKFFATLNSGLVDWLTSMGTNNLLILGFILGAMACFDMGGPVNKAAYMFCIGVGTSGSFLGDASIFYAAFTAAKCIPGMSLGIMSFVFKRFFDKEDRLAGPSTAILGFCGITEGAIPYAVKDPMRIIPAHMIGGGIAAGLILSSKITIGTVAGGAVFMLPVISEPLAWLTYFVIGIAVSMALTIGLKMMSKQGKAEAKSEAKA is encoded by the coding sequence ATGAAAATCTTAGCAATTACTGCATGTACCGCTGGGGTCGCTCATACCTATATGGCGGCTAAGACCTTAGAAAATAAGGCAAAAGCGCGCGGCTACGAAATTAAAGTAGAGAAGCAAGGTGCTAACGGTATCGATGACCGTATCACTGCAAAAGATGTCGCTGAAGCTTCAGGTATCATCTTCGCAACAGATGTTGGTGTTGCGGAAATGGAACGTTTTGACGGTTTGCTTTCTGTTCAAGGTAAAGTGAAAGACGGCATTAAGAAAGCTGACGAAATGATTGATGCTCTAGAGCAAAAAATTGAAGCCAGTGGTGGTGAAAAGAAAGCCTCTGCAACTTCAGCTTCTAACGAATTTATGCAAGAAGAAGAAAACAACGACAATTTCGTGATGAAGTTCCTTAAGAGTTGGTATAAAGGAGCATTGTCAGGCGTATCTCACATCATCCCTCTTGTAATAATCGGTGGTCTTTGTGTAGGTCTATTAAACCTATTCTTTGGTTACGATTATACTCACCTTTATGATGAAGCGATCCTAACTGAGTACACTGGTAAAACTTATGCTGATCTAGGTATTATTAATGCCGCCGAAGGTTTGGCAAACAGCGAAATAGGTGCAATTAAGAAAGAAGTCTATGCTGCGATTGCAGAGCCTGAAGCAAAAGCGCAGTTCGAATCATCATTCCAGGGAATTATGCACTTTCTGTACTACAGTACGCTGAAAGCATTCAACCCATTGTTGATTTGTGTTCTAGCTGCATTTACTGCTTACGGTATGGTTGGTAAGCCAGGTCTTGCTCCAGGTTTTGTAGGTGGTTACGTTGCTGTGGGTGGCGGTTTCGGCAAGATTTCTATTATGACCGGTGGGTTTCTTGGAGGTCTGGTAGCTGGTGCGGCAGCAGCGCTATTTGTAATGCTTGTCCGTCAGATTAAGGTACCAGCGGTATTAGAATCGGTTAAGATGATTATCATCACCCCGCTTCTTGCAGGTGTGTTAACTCTACTCTTCATGTACGCTGGCCCTGGTAAGTTCTTCGCAACGCTAAACTCTGGTTTAGTAGACTGGTTGACATCAATGGGAACTAATAACCTTCTAATTCTTGGTTTCATCCTCGGTGCAATGGCTTGTTTCGATATGGGGGGGCCGGTCAACAAAGCCGCTTACATGTTCTGTATTGGTGTTGGTACAAGTGGTAGCTTCTTAGGTGATGCATCTATCTTCTACGCAGCATTTACTGCGGCTAAATGTATCCCAGGTATGTCTCTAGGTATCATGTCGTTCGTATTTAAACGCTTCTTCGACAAGGAAGACCGTCTTGCAGGTCCTTCTACAGCAATTCTAGGGTTTTGTGGCATCACTGAAGGTGCAATCCCTTACGCTGTTAAAGACCCAATGCGTATCATCCCAGCCCATATGATTGGTGGTGGTATTGCAGCAGGCTTGATTCTTTCTTCTAAGATTACCATTGGTACGGTTGCAGGTGGTGCGGTATTCATGCTGCCAGTAATCAGCGAGCCACTGGCATGGTTAACTTACTTTGTAATCGGTATTGCAGTATCAATGGCCCTTACGATTGGCCTTAAGATGATGAGCAAGCAAGGTAAAGCAGAAGCAAAATCAGAAGCAAAAGCGTAA
- a CDS encoding oxidoreductase — MRVLIFVLMMVLLSPISLARDLVFEVSDHPSKSFTFDELSRMPVTPITTHLPWFLGEAEFTGVSLSDFLMNEYGKIPDIVYFQALNDYSIEIGKSDIERYNPIIAYLKDGKKMTVREKGPYWIIYSLSDHPSIDHSLYHSQMIWQLEKIQIGKL; from the coding sequence ATGCGAGTTCTTATCTTTGTATTAATGATGGTACTGTTGAGCCCGATAAGTTTGGCGCGTGATTTGGTTTTTGAGGTTTCAGATCATCCCAGTAAATCGTTCACCTTTGATGAACTTAGTAGGATGCCTGTTACCCCTATTACTACCCATTTACCTTGGTTTCTTGGTGAAGCAGAGTTTACAGGGGTTTCATTATCAGACTTTTTGATGAACGAATACGGAAAAATCCCAGATATAGTGTACTTCCAAGCCTTGAACGATTACTCGATAGAAATTGGAAAAAGCGACATTGAAAGATATAACCCTATCATTGCCTATTTGAAAGATGGGAAGAAAATGACAGTAAGAGAAAAAGGGCCTTATTGGATTATTTATTCTCTTTCTGATCACCCTAGTATTGATCACAGCCTTTATCATTCTCAAATGATTTGGCAGTTAGAAAAAATACAGATAGGTAAGCTATGA
- a CDS encoding GGDEF domain-containing protein has translation MQTALLLILVVCILIIGFIFSRELKHSRRLAMTDTLTSLPNRFSLFNLVDEFNHENRSFNLFLLDLNGFKQVNDQFGHQVGDGALIEVAKRLNSIRMTKAHAFRIGGDEFAVVVPENEVLSADDFCKALEQVFQQPFKHEDIRYELSTSIGFANFPEDSDDIDELIRHADQRMYQMKFSHRDKKKNNAIVNNLCDLYLLG, from the coding sequence ATGCAAACAGCCCTTCTTTTAATTTTGGTTGTGTGCATCTTAATTATTGGGTTTATCTTTTCAAGGGAGCTTAAACATAGCCGACGCCTTGCTATGACAGATACATTGACGTCGTTGCCTAATCGATTTTCGTTGTTTAATTTGGTTGATGAATTCAATCATGAAAACAGGTCATTTAACTTATTTCTGTTGGATCTCAACGGCTTTAAGCAAGTGAATGACCAATTCGGACATCAAGTTGGTGATGGCGCCTTGATTGAAGTGGCAAAGCGTCTAAATTCGATAAGAATGACAAAAGCTCATGCGTTCAGAATAGGTGGTGATGAGTTTGCAGTAGTGGTGCCTGAAAATGAAGTACTTTCAGCAGACGACTTTTGCAAAGCGTTGGAACAGGTATTTCAACAACCCTTTAAACATGAAGATATACGTTATGAGTTGTCTACTAGTATCGGTTTTGCAAATTTCCCTGAGGACAGCGATGATATCGATGAGCTTATTCGCCATGCGGATCAAAGAATGTATCAAATGAAATTCTCGCATAGAGATAAAAAGAAGAATAACGCGATTGTAAATAATCTCTGTGATCTCTATCTATTGGGTTAG
- a CDS encoding DEAD/DEAH box helicase translates to MQFKDLGLDNRLLKNLNHFAFKEATDIQQQAIPVAIVGKDLMASSKTGSGKTLAFVLPMLHKALKTKSFSARDPRAVILAPTRELAKQVYGELRGMLGGLSYTATLIVGGENFNDQVKALRKHPKFIVATPGRLADHLEHRSFFIDTLDTLILDEADRMLDLGFAPELRKINSLAKHRRRQTLMFSATMDHAEVNSIASEMLKDPKRISIGLSNEEHKDITQSFYLCDHLDHKEAILNRVISEADYRQVIIFTATRADTERLTKELAEKSLKAVALSGNLTQTQRNTIMSQFERGVFKILVTTDIASRGLDIANVTHVINFDMPKHMEEYVHRVGRTGRAGNKGTAISLVGPKDWESFKRVETFLQQDIVFSELEGLKGKFKGIKPRKPAFKKGDNSQKKQRPQAKKTNKKPVKHDKTFYKNVAVGDAVFVPKKKVVKSEPPASDE, encoded by the coding sequence TTGCAGTTTAAAGACCTAGGCCTAGATAATCGCTTATTAAAAAACCTTAACCATTTCGCGTTTAAAGAAGCGACAGATATCCAACAGCAAGCAATTCCTGTTGCGATTGTTGGTAAGGATCTGATGGCTTCTTCAAAAACTGGGTCAGGTAAAACGTTGGCGTTTGTATTGCCAATGCTGCATAAGGCGCTAAAAACAAAATCGTTTTCCGCGCGAGATCCTAGAGCTGTTATTCTTGCTCCTACTCGTGAGCTGGCTAAACAGGTGTATGGTGAACTACGTGGTATGTTAGGTGGCCTTTCTTATACGGCGACGCTTATCGTTGGTGGTGAAAACTTTAACGATCAAGTTAAAGCGTTAAGAAAGCACCCAAAATTCATTGTAGCCACGCCTGGTCGATTAGCGGATCATCTTGAGCACCGCTCATTCTTTATCGATACTCTCGACACATTGATACTAGACGAAGCAGACCGAATGCTCGATCTAGGATTCGCGCCTGAGCTTCGAAAAATCAATAGTTTAGCTAAGCATCGTCGTCGCCAAACGCTGATGTTCTCAGCGACGATGGATCATGCTGAAGTAAATAGTATTGCTTCCGAAATGTTGAAGGACCCAAAACGTATTTCTATTGGTCTTTCAAATGAAGAGCATAAGGATATTACTCAGTCATTTTATCTGTGTGATCACTTAGATCATAAAGAGGCGATATTAAATCGTGTCATTAGTGAAGCAGATTATCGCCAAGTTATTATTTTCACAGCAACACGTGCAGATACTGAACGCTTAACTAAAGAGTTAGCAGAGAAAAGTCTAAAGGCCGTAGCGTTAAGCGGGAATTTAACTCAAACTCAACGTAATACTATCATGAGTCAGTTTGAACGTGGCGTATTTAAGATTCTTGTCACTACGGATATTGCGTCTCGCGGGTTAGATATTGCTAACGTGACGCATGTGATCAACTTTGATATGCCAAAGCATATGGAAGAGTATGTGCATCGTGTCGGTCGTACAGGGCGTGCGGGTAATAAAGGCACTGCTATCTCATTAGTGGGACCAAAGGACTGGGAAAGCTTTAAGCGCGTAGAAACGTTCTTGCAACAAGATATCGTGTTTTCAGAACTAGAAGGCTTAAAAGGTAAGTTTAAAGGGATTAAACCTCGCAAACCAGCCTTTAAAAAGGGCGATAATTCACAGAAAAAACAACGACCACAGGCAAAGAAAACGAACAAAAAACCGGTTAAGCATGACAAGACTTTCTACAAAAATGTAGCGGTTGGTGATGCTGTGTTTGTTCCGAAAAAGAAAGTGGTGAAATCCGAGCCACCAGCGTCTGATGAATAA
- a CDS encoding helix-turn-helix domain-containing protein, whose protein sequence is MYKQLTEEKRLQIWALRKEGKSQTEIANVLEVHRSTVSRELSRNSGPYGYEPQLAQRMAIYRKKFHTQIIEKQYEELVKELVSIGWKREQCQEFILHHHPELTIEQINKLIDDGILAKKV, encoded by the coding sequence ATGTATAAGCAATTGACGGAAGAAAAAAGATTGCAGATTTGGGCTCTTAGAAAAGAGGGTAAATCTCAAACGGAAATTGCTAATGTTCTCGAGGTTCACCGTTCAACAGTGAGTAGAGAACTTTCCCGAAACTCTGGCCCTTATGGCTATGAGCCTCAACTGGCCCAAAGAATGGCCATTTACCGTAAAAAATTTCATACGCAGATTATAGAAAAGCAATACGAAGAACTCGTTAAAGAGTTGGTGAGTATTGGTTGGAAGCGAGAGCAATGTCAGGAGTTTATCCTGCATCATCACCCAGAACTTACCATTGAACAGATAAATAAATTAATCGATGACGGAATTTTAGCTAAAAAAGTTTAG
- a CDS encoding VOC family protein, producing the protein MKKFNHIGIPSNVEHKGEVLNADIGLYCTDFNDSENRIEWLRFLEDSPMPEELKTTAHIAYEVDDLDEAMKGKKVLLEPFNANESLKIAFVMEDEAPVELMQFL; encoded by the coding sequence ATGAAGAAATTTAATCACATAGGTATACCTTCAAATGTCGAGCATAAAGGTGAAGTTCTTAATGCTGATATTGGTTTGTATTGCACAGATTTTAACGATAGCGAAAATCGTATTGAGTGGTTGCGATTTCTAGAAGATAGCCCGATGCCTGAAGAGTTAAAAACAACCGCTCATATCGCATATGAGGTAGATGATTTGGATGAAGCGATGAAAGGTAAAAAAGTATTGCTTGAACCATTTAATGCGAATGAATCCTTAAAAATTGCGTTTGTAATGGAAGATGAAGCGCCAGTAGAGCTAATGCAATTTTTATAA